In Paraburkholderia terrae, a genomic segment contains:
- the betA gene encoding choline dehydrogenase, whose amino-acid sequence MATEQFDYIIVGAGSAGCVLANRLTEDPAVRVLVLEYGGSDRSVIIQMPSAFSMPMNTSKYNWRYQTAPEAHLNGRQLHCPRGKVLGGSSSINGLVYIRGHAYDFDEWEELGARGWGYRNCLPYFRRAESYKFGGDDYRGAAGPLSTNNGNNMANPLYGAWIEAGAEAGYIKTEDCNGHMQEGFGAMHMTVKDGVRWSTANAYLRPAMKRPNLSVVTNAMTRRVILEGKRAVGVEYDQGGRTHVARCRAEVLIASGPIGSPHLLQRSGIGPAEVLRKAGIQVKHHLPGVGENLQDHAEIYIQYACKEPVTLNAKMDPFSKFMIGLRWLLFKDGLGASNHFEAGGFIRSKAGLRWPDIQFHFLPAAMRYDGDKPFKGHGFMILTGPNKPKSRGYVRAMSADPYTHPQLRFNYLDNEEDREGFRRCVRLTREIIGQPAMDRFRDAELAPGPHVQTDEQIDAFVRANLESTMHPCGSCRMGEDDMAVVDSELRVRGMEGLRVIDSSVFPTEPNGNLNAPTIMLAERASDLLRGVPMLPASDADVGLADGWETRQRTHAPTRNLFVE is encoded by the coding sequence ATGGCTACCGAGCAATTCGATTACATCATTGTTGGCGCTGGATCGGCCGGGTGTGTATTGGCCAACCGGCTCACCGAGGACCCGGCGGTCCGCGTTCTGGTGCTGGAATACGGCGGAAGCGATCGCAGTGTCATCATTCAGATGCCGAGCGCGTTTTCCATGCCGATGAACACTTCGAAGTACAACTGGCGCTATCAGACCGCCCCCGAAGCTCATCTGAATGGCCGCCAATTGCATTGCCCGCGCGGCAAGGTGCTGGGCGGATCGTCGTCGATCAACGGCCTCGTTTATATTCGCGGCCACGCTTACGACTTCGACGAATGGGAGGAATTGGGTGCGCGAGGCTGGGGCTATCGCAACTGTTTGCCGTATTTCAGGCGCGCTGAGAGCTACAAGTTCGGTGGCGACGATTACCGGGGCGCAGCCGGACCACTGTCCACGAACAATGGCAACAACATGGCGAATCCGCTGTACGGCGCGTGGATCGAGGCAGGCGCAGAGGCCGGATACATCAAGACGGAAGACTGCAACGGTCATATGCAGGAGGGCTTTGGCGCAATGCATATGACTGTCAAAGACGGTGTGCGCTGGTCTACTGCTAATGCATATTTGCGCCCGGCAATGAAGCGGCCCAATCTGTCCGTGGTGACGAATGCGATGACCCGCCGCGTGATTCTCGAAGGCAAGCGCGCGGTTGGGGTTGAGTACGATCAGGGCGGAAGGACGCACGTTGCGCGATGCCGTGCTGAAGTACTGATCGCCTCGGGTCCGATCGGTTCGCCTCACCTGCTGCAACGCTCCGGAATAGGGCCCGCCGAGGTGCTGCGCAAGGCTGGGATCCAGGTAAAGCATCATTTGCCCGGCGTCGGCGAAAATCTGCAGGATCATGCGGAAATTTATATTCAGTATGCCTGCAAGGAGCCCGTCACCCTCAACGCGAAAATGGACCCGTTCAGCAAATTCATGATCGGGCTGCGGTGGCTCTTGTTCAAGGATGGACTTGGGGCAAGCAACCATTTCGAGGCGGGTGGATTCATCCGTTCGAAAGCGGGATTGCGCTGGCCTGACATTCAGTTCCATTTCTTGCCCGCTGCCATGCGCTACGACGGCGACAAGCCGTTCAAGGGACACGGGTTCATGATATTGACCGGACCGAACAAGCCGAAGAGCCGGGGCTACGTCAGGGCGATGTCGGCGGATCCCTATACGCATCCGCAACTCCGCTTCAACTATCTGGATAACGAAGAGGATCGCGAGGGCTTTCGACGCTGCGTCCGGTTGACGAGAGAAATCATCGGGCAGCCGGCGATGGACCGGTTTCGCGATGCCGAACTCGCGCCCGGCCCGCACGTGCAAACAGATGAGCAGATCGATGCGTTTGTCAGGGCGAACCTGGAAAGCACGATGCATCCGTGTGGTTCGTGCCGCATGGGGGAGGATGACATGGCTGTGGTCGATTCCGAGTTGCGGGTGCGTGGCATGGAGGGCTTACGAGTCATCGATTCATCCGTATTCCCGACCGAGCCCAATGGCAATCTGAATGCACCGACGATCATGCTCGCCGAGCGTGCGTCCGATCTGCTTCGCGGGGTCCCGATGTTGCCCGCGTCCGACGCAGATGTGGGCCTGGCCGACGGGTGGGAGACACGGCAACGTACGCATGCGCCGACACGAAATCTGTTTGTCGAGTAG
- a CDS encoding DUF3667 domain-containing protein, which yields MPATEPWICPTCAIHVTTPFCPMCGESPIRPPDLTLRGIGAKVLHAATSIDGRVLRTFWVLLRHPGELTVAHLNGKRMPYVPPFQLFLIANAFFFAMQSLTDTQIFGSTLVSHLYHQDWSPLARSLVAERVATLRTDLPQYTSTFDRAAVINAKSLIILMVVPFTLVLWVTFLRARKPFVTFVYFSLHLYTFLLLLFSLALAVAAIELHLGGLGLASPVVDNLLSIVNLGLCGGYVFLALKPVFGSRGITRLAKAAAMALAAGFIVPGYRFAIFLITLYTA from the coding sequence ATGCCTGCGACCGAACCCTGGATATGTCCGACGTGTGCAATTCACGTCACCACGCCTTTCTGCCCGATGTGCGGCGAGAGCCCAATTCGGCCGCCCGACCTTACGCTGCGCGGTATCGGAGCAAAGGTCCTGCACGCGGCGACGAGCATCGACGGACGCGTGCTTCGCACGTTCTGGGTGTTGCTACGTCATCCAGGCGAGTTGACGGTCGCGCATCTGAATGGAAAGCGCATGCCTTATGTCCCACCGTTCCAACTGTTTCTTATCGCAAACGCGTTTTTCTTCGCGATGCAGTCGCTGACCGACACCCAGATCTTCGGCTCGACTCTGGTGTCCCATCTTTATCATCAGGATTGGAGTCCACTCGCGCGGTCGCTGGTGGCCGAACGCGTTGCGACACTACGGACCGACCTGCCCCAGTACACGTCCACTTTCGACCGTGCGGCGGTGATCAATGCCAAGTCACTCATCATTCTCATGGTGGTTCCGTTCACTCTGGTGTTGTGGGTGACCTTCCTCCGCGCGCGCAAGCCATTCGTTACCTTTGTCTATTTCTCACTCCATCTCTATACGTTCCTGCTGTTGCTGTTCTCGCTCGCGCTGGCGGTCGCAGCCATCGAGTTGCATCTAGGCGGCCTCGGCCTCGCTTCACCCGTCGTCGACAACCTTCTTTCGATCGTCAATCTTGGCCTCTGTGGCGGCTATGTGTTTCTTGCCTTGAAACCCGTGTTCGGCTCTCGCGGCATCACGCGGCTCGCCAAGGCGGCAGCTATGGCGCTGGCGGCTGGCTTCATCGTTCCAGGCTATCGGTTCGCAATCTTTCTGATCACGCTATACACCGCGTAA
- a CDS encoding NUDIX domain-containing protein — MPSLERARRATFIDFIWRVVLRLGYRCALVWWHLRRPPHEGALVAIYVGQALLLVKASYRAEWNFPGGSLQPGETPDAAARREMEEEIGLSSHALRPAGSVCGSWEGRRDRVHFFELHLDRMPELRLDNREIVAAHLASPEELHGIALTGAVVAYLGGNLGC, encoded by the coding sequence ATGCCGAGCCTTGAGCGAGCGCGACGGGCCACGTTTATCGACTTTATCTGGCGTGTGGTGCTTCGCCTCGGATATCGATGCGCTCTCGTCTGGTGGCACCTTCGACGGCCCCCTCATGAGGGCGCGCTAGTAGCCATCTACGTCGGGCAGGCACTGCTGCTTGTGAAGGCCTCGTACCGGGCCGAGTGGAATTTTCCCGGCGGTAGTCTCCAGCCAGGTGAGACGCCTGATGCGGCGGCGCGGCGCGAAATGGAGGAGGAGATTGGCCTGTCCTCGCACGCATTACGCCCCGCGGGCAGCGTCTGCGGCAGTTGGGAGGGGCGAAGAGACCGGGTGCATTTCTTCGAACTGCACCTCGATCGCATGCCCGAGTTGCGGCTCGATAATCGGGAGATCGTCGCGGCGCATCTGGCATCGCCGGAGGAATTGCACGGCATCGCGCTGACAGGGGCGGTCGTTGCATATCTCGGCGGAAATCTCGGCTGTTAG
- a CDS encoding Gfo/Idh/MocA family protein: protein MAKNEVVWGILGAAKINDKVVVPMHNASKCRVKGIASRSPEKAREAATRYGLSVAYDSYEALLADPEIDAVYIPLPNHIHVEWTIKSVEAGKHVLCEKPMGLDAQQVERLIAARDKSGRYIQEAFMVRTHPQWLKVRTLIDEGAIGELRAVTGGFTYNNTNPDNIRNQSGMGGGGLLDIGCYPITTSRFVTGSEPKRVVALMEQDPVFDVDRLGSVLMDFDGVQASFFYSTQAHPYQRMQFHGTKGRIEVEIPFNAPNDRPTRLLVSENTSAGVGTDRWLEIPVCDQYGVAAATFAEAILSGTPQAIPLDDARANMRVIDAVFRSARSGAWERILES, encoded by the coding sequence ATGGCAAAGAATGAAGTTGTCTGGGGAATCCTGGGCGCCGCGAAGATCAACGACAAGGTTGTCGTGCCCATGCACAACGCGTCGAAGTGTCGGGTGAAGGGCATCGCGTCGCGATCTCCGGAGAAGGCTCGGGAAGCTGCAACCAGATATGGTTTGAGTGTCGCATACGACAGCTACGAGGCGCTCCTGGCGGACCCGGAAATCGACGCGGTATATATTCCGCTGCCCAATCACATCCACGTGGAATGGACGATCAAATCCGTCGAGGCTGGCAAGCACGTCTTGTGTGAGAAGCCGATGGGACTGGACGCGCAGCAGGTTGAACGACTCATCGCTGCACGCGACAAGAGCGGCCGATACATACAGGAAGCCTTCATGGTTCGCACGCATCCGCAATGGTTGAAGGTGCGAACCTTGATCGACGAAGGTGCGATCGGCGAATTGCGGGCGGTGACGGGCGGCTTCACCTATAACAACACGAACCCTGACAATATCCGCAACCAGAGCGGAATGGGCGGCGGCGGTCTGCTCGATATTGGTTGTTATCCCATCACAACGTCGCGTTTCGTTACCGGGTCTGAGCCAAAGCGCGTGGTTGCCCTGATGGAGCAGGATCCGGTATTCGACGTGGACCGGCTTGGCTCCGTGCTGATGGACTTCGACGGTGTGCAGGCGAGTTTCTTCTACTCGACTCAGGCCCACCCGTATCAGCGGATGCAATTTCACGGGACCAAGGGGCGTATCGAGGTCGAGATTCCATTCAATGCACCAAACGATCGTCCGACGCGTCTGTTAGTGAGTGAAAACACAAGCGCCGGTGTCGGGACTGATCGCTGGCTGGAAATTCCGGTGTGCGATCAATATGGCGTCGCGGCCGCCACGTTCGCGGAGGCGATATTGAGTGGAACTCCGCAGGCTATTCCGCTAGACGATGCGCGCGCAAATATGCGAGTGATCGACGCCGTGTTCCGCTCGGCGCGATCGGGCGCGTGGGAGAGAATTCTGGAAAGTTGA
- a CDS encoding GNAT family N-acetyltransferase, which yields MSADIAALIELDSIAQRSLQRRAYIENAAIATQCWLATEPGDGASPVGYGVLNQNFFEHDFVSLIVVGEESRRRGIGIAILRELETQCRGPKLFTSTNESNTPMRALLSQCGFVESGYIDNLDEGDRELIFVKRTSA from the coding sequence ATGAGCGCAGACATCGCCGCATTGATCGAATTGGATTCGATCGCGCAGCGTTCCCTCCAGCGGCGGGCGTACATCGAAAATGCAGCTATCGCCACGCAATGTTGGCTTGCAACCGAACCTGGCGATGGCGCATCACCCGTTGGATACGGTGTGTTGAATCAAAATTTCTTCGAACACGATTTTGTTTCACTGATCGTGGTTGGAGAAGAATCGCGACGCCGAGGAATCGGTATCGCGATTCTGCGCGAACTGGAGACTCAGTGCCGGGGGCCCAAACTATTCACATCGACAAATGAGTCCAATACACCGATGCGCGCACTTCTGTCGCAGTGCGGATTTGTAGAGAGCGGCTATATCGACAACCTCGACGAAGGCGATCGAGAGTTGATCTTTGTGAAGCGCACGAGTGCTTGA